In Polynucleobacter sp. MWH-S4W17, a genomic segment contains:
- the erpA gene encoding iron-sulfur cluster insertion protein ErpA, whose amino-acid sequence MTELATQTAQDLAEPPTPLVFTDSAAAKVADLIAEEGNPELKLRVFVQGGGCSGFQYGFTFDDAVNEDDTLFEKNGVTLLVDSMSFQYLVGAEIDYKEDINGSQFVIKNPNAQTTCGCGSSFSA is encoded by the coding sequence ATGACCGAATTAGCTACACAAACTGCACAAGATTTAGCCGAGCCGCCAACCCCATTGGTGTTCACGGATAGCGCTGCTGCGAAAGTGGCGGACTTGATTGCTGAAGAAGGTAATCCAGAGTTGAAATTGCGCGTATTCGTACAAGGTGGCGGTTGCTCAGGATTTCAGTATGGCTTCACATTTGATGATGCTGTAAATGAAGATGACACACTCTTTGAAAAGAATGGCGTTACTTTGTTGGTGGACTCAATGAGTTTCCAATATTTAGTTGGCGCTGAGATTGATTACAAAGAAGACATCAACGGCTCACAGTTTGTGATTAAGAACCCAAATGCCCAAACTACTTGTGGCTGCGGATCTTCTTTCTCTGCTTAA
- the rplM gene encoding 50S ribosomal protein L13: MKTFSAKSHEVVHEWFVIDATDKVLGRVASEVALRLRGKHKPEYTPHVDTGDFIVVINSSKLRVTGTKGLNKIYYRHSGYPGGISSTNFDKMQDRFPGRALEKAVKGMLPKGPLGYAMIKKLKVYGDANHPHTAQQPKALEI, translated from the coding sequence ATGAAAACTTTTTCTGCAAAATCCCATGAGGTAGTGCATGAATGGTTCGTGATTGACGCTACGGACAAAGTCCTCGGTCGTGTCGCCAGTGAAGTGGCACTCCGTCTACGCGGCAAGCACAAGCCTGAATACACCCCACACGTTGATACTGGCGATTTTATCGTTGTCATCAATTCATCTAAGCTCCGTGTCACAGGCACAAAAGGCTTGAACAAAATTTATTACCGTCACAGCGGATACCCAGGTGGTATTAGCTCGACTAACTTCGACAAGATGCAAGACCGTTTCCCAGGTCGCGCTTTGGAGAAGGCTGTGAAGGGTATGTTGCCAAAAGGCCCACTAGGCTATGCCATGATCAAGAAATTGAAAGTTTATGGCGACGCTAATCATCCGCATACGGCTCAACAGCCTAAAGCGTTAGAGATTTAA
- a CDS encoding ABC transporter ATP-binding protein/permease codes for MRHSSGHHHGSADSKTPGRGDWRVIRDLLPYLLEYRFRVIIALSCLIAAKVVNLGIPIVMKELIDSLDIKASSPQALLVVPLGIILAYGLLRISASLFTELREALFAKVTQNAVRKVALQVFEHLHSLALSFHLARQTGGVSRDIERGTRGIQSLISYSLYSILPTVIEFCLVLGYLAYSYDIWFAAITFIALVLYIVFTVVVTEWRTHYRRTMNDMDSKANQKAIDSLLNFETVKYFGNEAFEARRYDENLLRYQSAAVKSQKTLAVLNLGQQIIIATGLMLILWRATVGVVNGTMTLGDLVLVNTLMIQLYIPLNFLGVIYREIKQSLTDMDRMFSLLNTDKEIADSPDARPLQVHDQGHGPDVRFEHVSFHYDAKREILRDVSFNIPAGTITAVVGQSGAGKSTLARLLFRFYDVQSGEILIAGQNIQDVTQASLRKAIGIVPQDTVLFNDTIGYNIAYGDPSATIEEVQEAARAAQIDGFIKRLPDGYDTQVGERGLKLSGGEKQRVAIARTLLKKPAMLIFDEATSALDSKTERAFQEELLSLAKNRTTLIIAHRLSTIIHADQILVMDRGQIVERGTHEALLAAQGRYAEMWQMQERATVD; via the coding sequence ATGAGACATTCATCAGGACATCATCACGGTAGCGCAGATTCAAAAACACCAGGGCGCGGTGATTGGCGCGTCATTCGTGATCTCCTCCCTTATCTTCTGGAGTATCGCTTTCGGGTAATTATTGCCCTGAGCTGTTTAATAGCTGCCAAGGTCGTTAATCTCGGCATTCCAATTGTGATGAAAGAGTTAATTGACTCTTTGGACATCAAAGCAAGTTCTCCCCAAGCCCTTTTGGTTGTTCCCTTGGGGATTATTTTGGCCTATGGCTTATTAAGAATTTCCGCATCCTTGTTTACAGAGTTGCGTGAAGCTTTATTTGCCAAGGTTACCCAGAATGCCGTCCGCAAAGTGGCTCTTCAGGTATTTGAGCATTTGCACTCACTAGCGCTGAGCTTTCATCTAGCTCGTCAGACGGGTGGTGTGAGTCGAGATATCGAGCGTGGTACCCGTGGTATTCAGTCACTGATTTCTTACTCGCTCTACAGCATCCTGCCAACAGTAATTGAGTTTTGTTTGGTGCTGGGCTACCTTGCCTATTCATACGATATTTGGTTTGCCGCAATTACATTCATAGCCTTAGTTCTCTATATTGTCTTTACGGTTGTAGTTACTGAGTGGCGTACCCATTACCGCCGCACCATGAATGATATGGATTCAAAAGCCAATCAAAAGGCCATTGATTCGCTCTTGAATTTTGAAACAGTGAAGTATTTTGGTAACGAGGCCTTTGAAGCCAGGCGTTACGATGAAAACTTGCTGCGCTATCAATCTGCAGCAGTGAAGTCACAAAAGACCTTAGCCGTATTAAATCTTGGCCAGCAGATCATTATTGCTACCGGCTTAATGTTGATTCTGTGGCGCGCTACTGTCGGCGTTGTCAATGGCACGATGACTTTGGGCGATCTGGTGCTGGTAAATACCTTGATGATTCAACTCTATATCCCACTCAATTTCTTGGGGGTGATATATCGAGAAATTAAGCAGTCATTGACTGATATGGATCGGATGTTTTCTTTGCTGAATACCGATAAAGAGATTGCTGATTCTCCAGATGCAAGGCCACTGCAAGTTCACGACCAGGGACATGGCCCAGATGTTAGATTTGAGCATGTCTCGTTTCACTATGATGCCAAGCGTGAAATTCTGCGTGATGTCAGTTTCAACATTCCTGCTGGAACCATTACTGCAGTAGTAGGTCAAAGTGGCGCAGGTAAAAGTACTCTCGCCAGATTGTTATTCCGTTTTTATGATGTGCAGTCAGGAGAAATTCTGATCGCTGGACAGAATATTCAAGATGTGACGCAGGCTAGCTTGCGTAAAGCAATCGGCATCGTTCCGCAAGACACCGTTTTATTTAATGACACGATTGGTTACAACATTGCCTATGGCGATCCTTCGGCGACGATTGAAGAGGTCCAAGAGGCGGCTAGGGCTGCTCAAATTGATGGCTTTATTAAGCGCTTGCCAGACGGCTATGACACTCAGGTCGGCGAGAGAGGCTTAAAGCTATCTGGAGGTGAGAAACAGCGCGTGGCGATTGCGAGAACGCTCCTCAAGAAACCAGCCATGTTGATTTTTGATGAAGCGACTTCAGCTTTAGATTCCAAAACAGAACGCGCATTTCAGGAGGAGCTGCTCAGTTTGGCCAAGAACCGGACGACCCTCATTATTGCCCATCGTCTTTCAACCATTATTCATGCCGATCAAATTTTAGTGATGGACCGGGGTCAGATTGTGGAGCGAGGAACTCACGAAGCGTTGCTTGCAGCTCAAGGAAGATACGCGGAGATGTGGCAGATGCAAGAGCGTGCCACTGTTGATTAG
- the pyrC gene encoding dihydroorotase, whose protein sequence is MSNSPTQIQLIQPDDWHLHIRDGEVMKDVLADTARQFARAIIMPNLKPPVTTVDLAKAYQSRIESNLRSLGVSDFTPLMTLYLTDNTSADEVRKAKTAGIAAFKLYPAGATTNSDAGVSDLKHCHGALEAMQAVGMPLLVHGEVTSSEIDIFDREAVFIDTVLEPLRKKFPELKIVFEHITTKQAAHYVRDAATGGKNTIAATITPQHLLMNRNAIFAGGIRPHNYCLPVLKREEHRVALLEAATSGNARFFLGTDSAPHAKGAKEAACGCAGCYSAFNAFGLYAEAFEGVGKLDKLEGFASFFGPDFYSLPRNSKKITLVKQAQSIPVELPLGDTTIVPLRAGETIAWSLV, encoded by the coding sequence ATGTCTAATAGTCCTACACAAATTCAACTGATTCAGCCGGATGATTGGCATTTGCACATTCGTGATGGTGAAGTGATGAAGGATGTGTTGGCAGATACTGCGCGTCAATTTGCGCGCGCTATCATCATGCCTAATCTCAAGCCACCAGTGACTACTGTGGATTTGGCTAAGGCTTATCAATCTCGCATTGAATCGAATTTAAGGTCTCTGGGTGTCAGTGACTTCACGCCTTTAATGACTTTATATCTCACTGACAATACTTCTGCAGATGAAGTTCGTAAGGCTAAAACTGCAGGCATCGCAGCATTTAAGCTATACCCCGCAGGTGCAACGACGAATAGTGATGCTGGTGTCAGTGATCTTAAACATTGCCATGGGGCATTAGAAGCGATGCAGGCTGTAGGTATGCCACTCTTAGTGCATGGTGAAGTAACCAGCTCTGAAATTGACATCTTTGATCGTGAGGCGGTCTTTATTGATACGGTGCTAGAGCCTTTGCGTAAAAAATTTCCTGAGCTCAAAATCGTCTTTGAACATATCACCACCAAGCAGGCCGCTCACTATGTGCGTGATGCTGCAACCGGTGGAAAGAATACGATTGCAGCCACGATTACACCGCAGCACCTGCTCATGAATCGCAATGCTATTTTTGCAGGCGGCATTCGTCCACATAATTATTGTTTGCCTGTGCTCAAACGTGAAGAACATCGCGTTGCTTTATTGGAAGCTGCAACTAGTGGAAATGCTCGTTTCTTCTTAGGCACCGATAGTGCACCTCATGCTAAGGGCGCTAAGGAGGCGGCTTGTGGTTGTGCGGGTTGTTATAGCGCCTTTAATGCTTTTGGTTTATATGCCGAAGCATTTGAGGGTGTTGGCAAACTGGATAAGTTAGAAGGCTTTGCTAGTTTCTTTGGCCCGGATTTTTATTCTCTGCCACGCAACAGCAAAAAAATTACTCTGGTAAAGCAGGCGCAAAGTATCCCTGTTGAATTGCCATTGGGTGATACCACTATCGTTCCGCTCCGTGCTGGCGAAACCATCGCCTGGTCACTCGTTTAA
- a CDS encoding anhydro-N-acetylmuramic acid kinase: MNKPHSLYIGLMSGTSLDGIDAVLAKIGANGEASALDAISAPFSAELRKTLSELQSPGPNELHREKQAGNALAMAYAEAVSQLLKKTNLQPSDIAAIGAHGQTIRHQPHLGDWAYTHQTLNPALLAEKTGIDVIADFRSRDVAAGGHGAPLVPAFHAQQFVEDQNLAILNIGGIANLTLLPKNGEVTGFDCGPGNILMDVWIQEHQGNAFDENGNWALQGKVHEALLTKMLSDSFFTKVPPKSTGRDDFHLAWLQEKLNGENHLCEDVQATLLHLTAHSALEALARHAPQTQKLIICGGGARNSALMNLFKVKSQHFFKKPLEITTSESAGIDPQLVEGLAFAWLAWAHKEKRPANLPAVTGAKGPRILGACYPA; the protein is encoded by the coding sequence ATGAACAAACCCCATTCCCTCTATATCGGCCTAATGTCTGGCACCAGCCTGGATGGGATAGATGCTGTTCTAGCGAAGATAGGGGCTAATGGGGAAGCTAGTGCGCTAGACGCCATTAGCGCCCCTTTCTCAGCGGAGCTCCGTAAGACCCTATCTGAGCTTCAAAGCCCCGGCCCAAATGAGCTCCACCGAGAAAAACAAGCAGGAAATGCCCTAGCCATGGCCTATGCAGAAGCAGTTAGCCAGTTGCTCAAAAAAACAAATCTACAGCCTTCTGATATCGCTGCCATCGGCGCTCACGGTCAGACCATTCGCCACCAACCTCATCTAGGTGATTGGGCATACACACATCAAACCCTGAATCCCGCTCTCTTGGCAGAAAAAACGGGTATTGATGTCATTGCTGACTTTAGGAGTCGGGATGTAGCTGCTGGAGGTCATGGAGCACCTTTGGTTCCAGCGTTTCATGCGCAACAGTTTGTAGAAGATCAAAATTTAGCTATTCTCAATATTGGCGGCATCGCAAATCTCACATTACTTCCTAAGAATGGTGAAGTCACTGGCTTTGATTGCGGGCCAGGAAATATATTGATGGATGTCTGGATTCAAGAGCATCAAGGCAACGCATTTGATGAGAATGGCAACTGGGCGTTACAAGGAAAAGTTCATGAAGCACTACTTACAAAAATGTTGTCTGATTCTTTCTTTACAAAAGTTCCGCCCAAGAGTACTGGTAGAGACGACTTTCATCTTGCTTGGTTACAAGAAAAATTGAATGGTGAAAATCATCTTTGTGAAGATGTACAGGCCACTTTATTGCACCTCACTGCTCACTCAGCCCTCGAAGCTTTAGCCCGTCATGCCCCGCAAACCCAGAAGCTGATTATCTGTGGAGGTGGTGCCAGAAACAGTGCCTTGATGAATTTATTCAAAGTGAAGTCGCAGCATTTCTTCAAAAAGCCATTAGAAATTACTACAAGTGAGTCGGCAGGAATTGATCCACAGCTAGTAGAGGGCCTTGCCTTTGCATGGCTTGCATGGGCCCACAAAGAAAAACGGCCAGCAAATTTGCCAGCCGTTACGGGAGCGAAGGGTCCTAGAATTCTAGGCGCTTGCTATCCTGCTTAA
- a CDS encoding glycerate kinase produces MTQNSSSPSMAASKEAILKNAFAAAVAVADPQVIVPQYLAKIFPVGQEPKGKCLVVGAGKASASMASALEAYAKSHWPQVKLEGVVLTRYGHSSPTSFIKIVEAGHPVPDQAGMDGAKEIFALTNQLEKDDVLIALVSGGGSSLLTLPQEGISIDDMRKTTEALLRSGAPIEEMNVVRKHLSAILGGNLARVAIARGARVEALLISDVTGDSPADIASGPCAADYSTYLDALNILQKYDLDDSVIPASVLNHLKQGLAGEKPETLKDSDLISAQVANHVIATAYKSLEAAAEYVRTQGYEPIVLGDTITGEAQEVGMEQAALAREYMAKGNTKPLAFISGGECTVTIPAGVKGRGGRCSEYLLSLLAASSDLPRMAALAADTDGIDGSEKNAGAWFDGTVRQSSHTAGLVPEKFLSAHDCYGFFAELGALVETGPTLTNVNDFRIILLDKYYV; encoded by the coding sequence ATGACTCAAAACAGTTCTTCTCCCTCTATGGCAGCAAGTAAAGAAGCAATTCTTAAAAATGCTTTTGCTGCTGCAGTTGCAGTGGCTGATCCACAGGTCATTGTTCCCCAGTACTTAGCAAAGATATTTCCGGTCGGGCAGGAGCCTAAGGGTAAATGTTTGGTAGTGGGTGCAGGTAAAGCTAGTGCTTCGATGGCTAGTGCATTGGAAGCTTATGCCAAATCTCATTGGCCACAGGTGAAATTAGAGGGCGTTGTGCTGACGCGTTATGGTCACAGCTCACCAACTTCCTTCATCAAGATCGTAGAAGCTGGCCATCCAGTGCCCGATCAGGCTGGTATGGATGGAGCTAAAGAAATTTTTGCCTTAACCAATCAATTGGAAAAAGACGACGTATTGATCGCCTTAGTCTCTGGTGGTGGATCAAGCCTTCTTACCCTGCCGCAAGAGGGTATCTCGATTGATGACATGCGCAAGACCACGGAAGCGCTTTTGCGTAGCGGCGCACCTATCGAAGAGATGAACGTGGTGCGTAAACATTTATCTGCAATCTTGGGTGGCAATTTAGCTAGAGTAGCTATCGCCCGTGGCGCACGAGTCGAGGCTTTATTAATTTCTGATGTCACAGGCGACTCACCAGCCGATATTGCTAGCGGTCCATGTGCCGCAGACTACTCAACGTATTTAGATGCGCTCAATATTTTGCAAAAATATGATTTGGATGATTCGGTTATTCCCGCATCAGTATTGAATCATCTCAAACAAGGTTTGGCTGGTGAAAAGCCAGAGACTCTGAAAGATTCTGATTTAATCTCCGCTCAAGTGGCCAATCATGTGATTGCAACTGCCTATAAGAGTTTGGAGGCTGCCGCTGAGTATGTCCGCACGCAGGGTTATGAGCCTATTGTTTTAGGGGACACTATTACTGGTGAGGCGCAAGAAGTGGGTATGGAGCAGGCTGCGTTAGCTCGTGAATACATGGCCAAGGGAAATACTAAGCCGCTTGCCTTCATTTCAGGTGGTGAATGTACCGTTACTATTCCAGCAGGCGTTAAAGGCCGTGGTGGTCGTTGCAGTGAATACCTGCTCTCACTTTTGGCTGCTAGCTCTGATTTGCCAAGAATGGCTGCTTTGGCTGCTGATACCGATGGAATTGATGGTAGCGAAAAGAATGCTGGAGCTTGGTTTGATGGCACTGTTCGTCAATCTAGCCATACGGCAGGTCTGGTTCCAGAGAAATTCTTATCAGCGCATGATTGCTATGGCTTCTTTGCAGAATTAGGCGCTTTAGTGGAAACTGGCCCTACACTTACCAATGTGAATGATTTCCGCATCATCTTGCTCGATAAATATTATGTCTAA
- the nudB gene encoding dihydroneopterin triphosphate diphosphatase, which produces MKIPISVLVVIYKSNRDVLLIERADRSDFWQSVTGSLDALDEDLAFAAAREVFEETGIAVDYLPKGALQNMHHQIEYEIYPEWRFRYAPGVTRNIEHWFALEVPDNTPITLAPREHVAYEWLPYEEAAKKCFSRSNGEAILKLFAAN; this is translated from the coding sequence TTGAAAATCCCTATCTCGGTTTTAGTCGTTATCTACAAATCGAATAGGGATGTTTTATTAATAGAGCGCGCTGATCGCTCTGACTTTTGGCAGTCTGTCACCGGCAGTCTTGATGCTCTCGATGAAGACCTGGCTTTTGCGGCCGCCCGAGAAGTTTTTGAAGAGACTGGGATTGCAGTAGATTACCTACCCAAAGGCGCATTACAAAACATGCATCATCAAATCGAGTATGAAATCTATCCTGAGTGGCGCTTTCGTTATGCCCCAGGGGTTACCCGAAATATCGAGCATTGGTTTGCGTTAGAAGTTCCAGATAACACCCCAATTACACTGGCTCCTAGAGAGCATGTTGCATATGAGTGGCTACCTTATGAAGAGGCTGCTAAGAAATGTTTTTCTCGCAGCAATGGCGAGGCTATTCTGAAATTGTTCGCTGCGAACTAA
- the aspS gene encoding aspartate--tRNA ligase, with amino-acid sequence MSMRSHTCGQVTDSLIGQEVTLAGWVNRRRDHGGVIFIDLRDREGFVQVVCDPDRPEMFALAEQVRSEFCIQIKGLVRARPAGTENKDLVSGKVEILCHSLVILNASVTPPFQIDDENLSETTRLTHRVLDLRRPQMQKNLRLRYNVAMECRRYLDDAGFIDIETPMLTKSTPEGARDYLVPSRVHDGQFFALPQSPQLFKQLLMVAGFDRYYQITKCFRDEDLRADRQPEFTQIDCETAFLSELEIRDLFENMIRHIFKKTMNVELPNPFPTMPYSEGMARFGSDKPDLRVNFEFTELTDLMKDVDFKVFSGAANQVGGRVVGLCVPGGAEISRSEIDDYTQFVSIYGAKGLAWIKVNSVAEGRNGLQSPIVKNLHDAAIEGILKRTGAKDGDIIFFGADKEKVVNDAIGNLRLRIGQSAWGKAHGLFTEGWKPLWVVDFPMFDYDEGEARWVACHHPFTSPKDEHMKYLESDPGKCLAKAYDMVLNGSEIGGGSVRIHQEAVQSQVFRALKIDAEEAQAKFGFLLDALQYGAPPHGGIAFGLDRIVTMMTGAESIRDVIAFPKTQRAQCLLTQAPSPVDERQLRELHIRLRQATPAA; translated from the coding sequence ATGTCAATGCGAAGCCATACCTGCGGCCAGGTAACCGATTCACTGATTGGTCAAGAAGTTACTCTTGCTGGATGGGTTAATCGCCGTCGTGACCACGGAGGCGTAATCTTTATTGACTTACGTGACCGCGAAGGTTTTGTGCAGGTTGTTTGCGATCCTGATCGCCCAGAAATGTTTGCTCTTGCTGAGCAAGTTCGTAGCGAGTTCTGTATCCAGATTAAAGGTCTTGTACGCGCACGTCCTGCCGGCACTGAGAACAAGGATTTGGTTAGCGGAAAAGTAGAGATCCTCTGCCATAGCTTGGTGATTCTGAATGCTTCTGTAACTCCACCATTCCAAATTGATGATGAGAATTTGTCAGAGACTACTCGATTGACTCATCGCGTATTAGATTTGCGTCGCCCACAAATGCAAAAGAATTTACGTTTGCGTTACAACGTGGCGATGGAGTGTCGTCGTTATTTAGATGATGCTGGCTTTATCGATATCGAAACACCGATGTTGACTAAGAGCACCCCAGAAGGCGCGCGTGATTACTTGGTGCCTTCCCGTGTGCATGATGGCCAGTTCTTTGCGCTGCCACAGTCTCCACAGTTATTCAAGCAGTTGTTAATGGTCGCTGGCTTTGATCGCTACTATCAAATTACCAAGTGTTTCCGTGACGAAGATTTGCGCGCAGATCGTCAACCTGAATTTACTCAGATCGACTGTGAAACTGCTTTTTTAAGTGAGTTGGAAATTCGTGATTTGTTTGAAAACATGATTCGTCATATTTTCAAGAAGACCATGAATGTGGAGCTTCCTAATCCATTCCCAACCATGCCTTATTCTGAAGGTATGGCGCGTTTTGGCTCTGATAAGCCAGATTTGCGTGTGAACTTCGAATTCACCGAATTGACCGATTTAATGAAAGATGTTGATTTCAAGGTGTTCTCAGGTGCAGCGAATCAGGTTGGTGGCCGTGTTGTGGGCTTGTGCGTTCCTGGCGGCGCTGAAATTAGCCGTAGCGAAATCGATGACTACACTCAGTTCGTCAGTATTTATGGCGCTAAAGGCTTGGCTTGGATCAAGGTCAATTCTGTTGCTGAGGGCCGTAATGGCTTGCAGTCACCAATCGTGAAGAATTTGCATGATGCAGCGATTGAAGGCATTTTGAAGCGCACTGGTGCAAAAGATGGCGACATTATTTTCTTTGGTGCCGATAAAGAAAAAGTAGTAAACGATGCAATTGGTAATTTACGTTTGCGTATTGGCCAGTCCGCTTGGGGTAAAGCCCATGGCCTCTTTACAGAGGGTTGGAAGCCATTGTGGGTAGTAGATTTCCCAATGTTTGACTACGATGAAGGCGAAGCCCGTTGGGTTGCTTGTCATCATCCGTTTACTAGCCCTAAAGATGAGCACATGAAGTATTTGGAGTCTGATCCAGGTAAGTGTTTAGCTAAAGCGTATGACATGGTGTTGAACGGTAGTGAAATTGGTGGCGGCTCAGTCCGTATTCACCAAGAAGCAGTTCAAAGCCAGGTATTCCGTGCATTGAAAATTGATGCAGAAGAAGCGCAAGCGAAGTTTGGTTTCTTGTTAGATGCACTTCAGTATGGCGCCCCTCCTCACGGCGGTATCGCGTTCGGTCTGGATCGCATCGTAACCATGATGACTGGTGCAGAATCCATTCGTGATGTGATTGCTTTCCCTAAAACACAACGTGCGCAGTGCTTGTTAACTCAAGCTCCAAGCCCAGTAGACGAGCGTCAGCTGCGTGAGTTGCATATTCGTTTGCGTCAAGCGACCCCTGCCGCTTAA
- a CDS encoding OsmC family protein, translating into MECRVSWLGNGGMAFSAETGSGHLVNMDGAPEAGGKNLAPRPMELLLAGAGGCSAFDVVLILQRARQAISGCEVVLKAERATEDPKVFTKINLHFTVKGKDLDQAKVDRAVKLSHEKYCSATTMLAKTAELTYSVEIIAE; encoded by the coding sequence ATGGAATGTCGAGTAAGTTGGTTGGGTAATGGCGGCATGGCTTTTTCTGCAGAAACCGGCAGCGGCCACCTGGTAAATATGGATGGTGCCCCTGAAGCAGGTGGCAAAAACCTCGCTCCAAGGCCAATGGAGCTGCTTTTAGCGGGTGCCGGCGGTTGCTCTGCATTTGATGTGGTTTTAATCCTACAAAGGGCCCGTCAGGCCATTAGTGGCTGTGAAGTAGTCCTCAAGGCTGAGCGAGCTACAGAAGACCCTAAAGTCTTCACTAAGATCAATTTGCACTTTACGGTCAAAGGAAAAGATTTGGATCAGGCAAAGGTAGATCGCGCAGTAAAGCTCTCACATGAAAAATATTGCTCAGCTACGACTATGTTGGCTAAAACTGCAGAACTGACTTACAGCGTCGAAATCATTGCGGAATAA
- the rpsI gene encoding 30S ribosomal protein S9, protein MAINYGNWNYGTGRRKSSVARVFIKSGKGEIIVNGKPIDAYFARETSRMIARQPLALTAHLTTFDIKVNVSGGGETGQAGAVRHGVTRALIDYDNALKPALSKAGLVTRDAREVERKKVGLHGARRRKQFSKR, encoded by the coding sequence ATGGCTATTAATTACGGAAATTGGAATTACGGTACTGGTCGTCGCAAGAGTTCTGTGGCGCGTGTATTCATTAAATCTGGCAAAGGCGAAATCATTGTTAATGGTAAGCCTATCGATGCCTATTTTGCTCGTGAAACATCACGCATGATCGCTCGTCAGCCTTTGGCTCTCACAGCCCACTTAACGACCTTTGATATCAAAGTAAACGTTTCTGGTGGCGGTGAAACTGGCCAAGCTGGTGCAGTTCGTCACGGTGTTACTCGTGCATTGATCGACTACGACAACGCCTTGAAGCCAGCCCTGTCTAAAGCAGGCTTGGTGACTCGCGATGCTCGTGAAGTTGAGCGTAAAAAAGTTGGTCTGCATGGCGCGCGTCGTCGTAAGCAGTTCAGCAAGCGCTAA
- the argC gene encoding N-acetyl-gamma-glutamyl-phosphate reductase: MIKVGIVGGTGYTGVELLRLLAQHPEVELTAITSRTEAGMPVAEMFPSLRGRVALKFTTPDEAKLNECDVVFFATPHGVAMAQAKELLANNVKILDLAADFRLKDVKEFAKWYGMEHTCPEILAEAVYGLAEINREAIKKARVVGLAGCYPTSVQLGLAPLLSPKSTGGKHLIDGSHIISDSKSGTSGAGRKAEIGTLLSEASDNFKAYSVKGHRHLPEIEQGLKAIAGHDQIGLTFVPHLTPMIRGIHSTLYVRLTDAGKEVDYQKLYENFYKDEPFVDVMPAGSHPETRSVRGSNGIRIAIHRPGGGDTLVILVVEDNLVKGASGQGVQCMNLMFGLPETMGLTQIAVSP; encoded by the coding sequence ATGATTAAAGTTGGCATCGTAGGCGGCACTGGATATACCGGAGTGGAATTGTTGCGTTTATTGGCGCAGCATCCTGAGGTAGAGCTCACTGCAATTACTTCTCGCACAGAAGCTGGCATGCCAGTGGCTGAGATGTTTCCATCTTTGCGTGGCCGTGTTGCTCTGAAATTTACAACACCTGATGAAGCCAAGCTGAATGAATGTGATGTGGTGTTCTTTGCAACTCCACATGGTGTTGCGATGGCACAAGCAAAAGAATTACTCGCTAACAATGTGAAGATTTTGGACCTTGCTGCAGACTTTCGTTTGAAGGATGTCAAAGAATTTGCAAAGTGGTATGGCATGGAGCACACCTGCCCAGAAATTTTGGCTGAAGCGGTTTATGGTTTGGCGGAAATTAATCGTGAGGCCATTAAGAAAGCTCGCGTAGTTGGTTTGGCAGGTTGCTATCCAACATCGGTGCAGCTAGGTCTAGCGCCTTTGCTGTCACCTAAATCGACTGGCGGCAAGCACCTGATTGATGGCTCGCATATTATTTCTGATTCAAAGTCGGGTACTTCTGGCGCTGGCCGGAAAGCAGAGATCGGCACACTATTGTCTGAAGCAAGTGATAACTTCAAGGCTTATAGCGTGAAGGGGCATCGCCATTTACCGGAAATCGAGCAGGGTTTAAAAGCCATTGCTGGCCATGATCAGATCGGTTTGACCTTTGTGCCGCATTTAACGCCCATGATTAGAGGTATTCATTCGACCTTGTATGTGCGTTTGACTGACGCAGGTAAAGAGGTTGATTACCAAAAGCTATATGAGAACTTCTATAAGGATGAGCCATTTGTCGATGTCATGCCAGCAGGCAGTCATCCAGAGACGCGTTCTGTGCGGGGTAGCAACGGTATTCGGATTGCGATCCATCGTCCGGGCGGCGGTGACACTTTAGTTATTTTGGTGGTTGAAGACAATTTGGTGAAAGGTGCTTCAGGGCAGGGCGTGCAGTGTATGAACTTGATGTTTGGGTTGCCAGAGACCATGGGTCTTACCCAGATCGCCGTTTCCCCATAA